Part of the Microbacterium immunditiarum genome is shown below.
CGGGCAACGTGTTCGAGCGAAACACCGTGCAGTCGCCGACGCTCGCGAACGGCATCGCGATCTACGGCGGGCGGGACAACACCGTCGCACGCAATCTCGTCGCCGACCCGGTGCGCGAGGGGAGCGGCCTGCACGCGGGCGCCCGGTTCGGCGCGCAGCCGTTCGAGGGCGCGCTGGGCTTCACCGACAACACGACCGTGCGCGCGGGCGGATTCGAGCTCAACTGGAGGATAGGCCTCGGATCGCTGTGGATCTACGCGCTCGACCGGTCGATCGACGGCGCGATCCGCGTCACCGGCGACCACTACCTCGACTCGACCTACAACGCGATCATGATGGTGTCGGAGTGGGCGGTCCGAAACGACGTCGCGATCACGGATGTCGCTTTCGAAGACGTGCGCGTCGACGGCACCGGCACGTCGGTGCTCAGCGCGCGGGTCGCCGGCGGCGCGTCGTTCGAGAACGTCGACGCGCGAGGCGTCGGCGCGGTCGGGATCAACAACTGCGGGTCGTTCAACTTCCCGCCGACGGGGAGCGAGTTCACCGTGGCCGATCTCGGCGGCAATGACGGCGGCGGCACGACAGGCGCGTGGATGGCTGAGTGGGAGCTGCCGAACACGATCACGTGCGACGACCGCCCACCGGTGGTCGCACCGCCGCCCCCGTCGCCGTGGGCTCAGCCGTAATCGCCTCGCGCTGAGGCATGAAGGAAGGCGGATGCCGCGGCCTGCCTGGCTCGCGGCATCCGCCTTCTCTCGTCGGTCAGCCCGTGAGCTCGTGCAGGAGGAAGGCGCACAAGAAGCCGATCGTGGCCCACAACCCGGTCAGCCCGCGTTGCTGGGCGAACGCCTCGGGGATCATCGTGTTGCAGAGCATGGCGAGCAGGCCGCCCGCGGCGACCGTCGTGATCACGGCGATGAGGCTCACCGGGGCGGCCTGGAACACCGCGAAGCCGGCCACCGACGCCACGATCGTCACGACGGCGATGCCACACCACAGCAGCGCGACCGCCCGACCGCTTGAGCCGCCTCGCTTGAGCGCCGCAGTCGACCCGAGACCCTCCGGGAAGTTGCTGATCGCGATCGCGGCGACGATCGGAATGCTGATGCCGCCCTGCAGGACGGAGAGCCCCATCACGATCGACTCGGGGATACCGTCGATGAGCGCCCCGATCGCGATGGCGACGCCCGTGCCGCCGGCCAAGCGCGCGCCTCGCCGCACCGCGATGTTCTTCGGGGCGACCGTCGGCGGTGCCGGAGGGGGAACGCTCGTGCGCTTCCTGGGGCGCGTGACGAGCCAGTCGGCGACGATGTACAGGATCGCACCGCCGAGGAATCCGATGGATACGGGGATCAACCCGCCCGCTTCAGCGGCCTCCTCGACGAGCTCGAACGCGAGGGTCGAGATGAGCACCCCCGCGCCGAGCGCCATGATCCCCGCGACCAGGCGCTGCGGAATGTCGACGAACCACGCCAACCCGGCGCCGACCAGCAGGGTGCCCCCGGCGATAAGCCCGCTCAGCGCCGCGAGCCAGAGTCCGTCCATGGCGTCAACCTAGCGCGGAGCGGCGTCTGGTCGCGGCAGCGCGCGCAACCGGCGCACGCGGGGACAGCCCCGGTGCGCCGGTTCGCGAGTAAGCGCGTCAGTGCGCGAGCGCGGGCTTGCGACCGCCGTCGGCGAGACGCTGCGCGGCGAGACCCTCGGCCGCCTCGAGCGGCGACACGCCACGCGACTCCGCCTCGTCGAAGACGCGGCGCACGGTGTCCCCGATGGCCGCGACGCGGTCCATGACCTCGGCCTTCGTGCCGAGCTGCTTCGCCACGAGGTCGAGGTAGATCACGCCGCCGGCGTTCACGACGAAGTCGGGGGCGTAGAGGATCCCGCGCGACGCTAGCCGGTCGGCCCCCGCACGCTCGGCGAGCGGGTTGTTCGCAGGACCGCACACCGCCTTCGCGTCCAGCGCGTCGATCACGTCGTTATTGAGCACGCCGCCGATGCCCGCCGGCACGAACACGTCCGCGGGGACGAGGTGCTCGGTGCCGGGCTCGGCCCAGTCGACGCCGAGGTCTGCGGCGAGGTCGCGCTTGGCGGGGTTGACGTCGGTCACCGTCAGCACGGCGCCTTCCGCCGCGAGTCGAACGGCGAGCCGGCTGCCGACCTGGCCCAGTCCCGAGATGGTGATGCGGCGGTCGTGGACCTCTCTCGAGCCGGTGACCCGCTCGAGCGTCGCCCGGATCGCCTCGTACACGCCGATGCTCGTGGGGCCGGCCGGCTCGCCCGAGCCGCCGACGGCGTCGGGGAGGCCCACCACGTGCTCGGTGCGCTCGCTCACGACGAGCATGTCCTCGGTCGTCGAGCCGACGTCCTCCGCCGTGCGGTACAGGCCGTGGAAGGACTCGACCGCGTCGCCGAGATCGCGGAACGCCGCGCGGCGGCGCTCCGCGTCGAGCTGCGTTCCGGGCGGAAGCGCGATCACGGACTTGCCGCCACCGGCGTCGAGGCCTGCCGCCGCGTTCTTGAGCGTCATCGCCTCCGACAGGCGAAGCGCGTCACCGAGACCGTCGCTCCAGTTCGGGTACGTCCACAGGCGGGCGCCGCCGAGGGCGGAGCCGAGCACCGATGAGTGCAGCGCGACGATGATCACCAGACCGCTTCGACGACCCGTGATCACCTCCACGCGTTCGTGGTCGAAACGGGGCAGGGGCAGGGTGTGCGTCATCGCGATCCTCTTCCGGCGGGCCTTGTGGGCTGTGCGCTGCGAACGCCGCCTCTTCGCGGCATCCGCAACCATTGCACCACCACGCGGCGGACTGTTCAACCGTTCGCGCGGCGAGTGAGCAGATCGCTCAAGCGGATCGGTTCGCGGCGACCCAGCGATTGCAGGATGCGTCAAGAGACCGGATGCTCCGCCGATACCCTCAGCGGGTGACGACAGCGCCACCCTCGCGCGGAGCGGCCCGCGGGCGCGGATAGTCTGAGCGGGTGACCGCTCACCTGCCTACTCGAAGCCGTCTCGTCCACGACTCTCTGCGTGCCGTCGGCATCACCGGCGACATCGTGGTGCTTCCGGATGCCGCGTCCACCGCTCCGCTCGCGGCTGCGGCGCTCGGGGTCGAGGTCGGCGCGATCGCGAACAGCCTCGTGTTCTGGAGCGACGGCGAGCCGCTGCTCGTCATGACGAGCGGCGCCCACCGCGTCGACACCGCCGCCCTCGCGGAGCGACTCGGACGCACGTCGATCAAGCGTGCGACGCCCGAGCAGGTGCGCGAGGCGACGGGACAGGCCATCGGGGGAGTGGCGCCGACGGGGCATCCGTCGCCGCTCACGACCATCGTCGACGAGGATCTCGCCCCGTACCCCGAGATCTGGGCCGCCGGCGGAACGCCGCACACGGTCTTCCCGCTCACGTTCGACGAGCTCGTGCGTCTCACGAACGGCACGGTCGCGAAGGTCGACTGACGCCTCCGGGCCACCTCGCCCACATACGCCGAGATCGCGCGAACGACGGTTCCCGCGACGGGAGACCCGTGATTCGCGCAATCCCGGGGGAGGCAGGCTCAGCGAGCGGGCGCGCGGACGATCTCCGCGCACGCGATCGCCGCGGCCGCCGACCACGCCTGCGGGCGGCACGCGGCCGGGTAGGGCATCGGCACGGACGTCTGCCACGCGGGGTCGCCCGCGTGCAGCTCCGGCACGCGGTAGGCGAACCCCTCGGCCGCGGCGACGAGTCCTCGGACGACGTCGCGTGCCGCATCCGTCAACCCCGCTCGGTGCAGGCTCCACGCGATGATCGCGGTGTCGTGCGTCCACACGCTGCCGCCGTGGTACGACAGGGGCCAGTAGCCGGCGGCTCCCGTCGACATGGTGCGGATGCCGAAGCCCGACGACATCGACTCTGCGAGCAGGAGCTCGGCGACCGCGCGCTCTTCGTCGGGGTCGAGGATCCCGGTGCCCACGAGGTGGCCGATGTTGCTCGTGAGCGTGTCGACCGGGCGCTTGTCGCGGTCGAGCGCGATCGCCGGATACCGCCCCTCGGGGGTGTCGACCCAGTACGACTCGCGGAACCGCGAGCGCAGGTTCGACGCCCACTCGCGCAGCGCCGACGGCGAGAGCGCCCCCTCGCCCTCGCCGAACGCCTCGAGGAGGTCGGCGCCGGCGATCGCCGCCTCGTACGCGTAGCCCTGCACCTCGCACAGCGCGATCGGACCGCGCGCGAGCGTGCCGTCGCGCCACTGGATCGAGTCGCCCGAGTCCTTCCACCCCTGGTTCGCGAGGCCCCGCCCGGTGCGGTCGATGTAGTCGATGAAGCCGTCGCCGTCGCTGTCGCCGAACTCCACGAGCCACTGCAGCGCACCGCGCAGCGCGGGGATGAGCGCGTGCACCTCGGACTCCGGCATGCCCGCACGCCACGCGTCCGCGAGCAGGCAGACCCACAGCGGGGTGGCGTCGACGCTGCCGTAGTACAGCGGCGGGAGCGTCACGCCCTCGTTCGGCAGCTCGAGCGCCGACGAGCGCAGCTCGTGGAGGATCTTGCCCGGCTCCTGGGCGGTCGCGAGGTCGACTTCGGTGCCCTGCATCCGCGCGAGTACGCGCAGCGTCGACGCTGCGATCCCGACGTCGACGGGCAGCGCGAGCCGGGCCGTCCACAGGGAGTCGCGCCCGAAGAGCGTGAAGAACCACGGCGCGCCGGCCGCGAAGAACTCGTCGTCGGCGTCGCCGCTCGCCGTCAGCCGCAGCGCGTCGAGGTCACCGAGCGCTCTGTCGAGCCATCGGTCGAGACGCGTGTCGCCCGTCGGTCCGCGCCGCCCATCCGCGGGAGGCCACGCACCGGCCGCTCCGTGGACGACCGAGGCGTCATCGTGCAGGGCGAGGGTGAACGACACGGATGCCGCACCGTGCGGCTCGATGACGACGGGCCACTCCGCCGTGGCGGCGCCCGACACGGCGGTGACCTCGGCGCCGGGTGCCGAGAGGATGAACGACCGGCCGTCGTGGGTGACCGTGGCCGTGGCATCCGGCTCATTCGTCGTGATCTCAGCCGCCTGCGCGACCGCGAGACCCGCCTTCACGTCGTGGAGGGCGGCGAAGTCCGGCGCGATCGCGAGCGTGAGTGTCGTCTCGACCGGATGCGGCAGGCCCGACTCCACCGTCCAGGTCTCCGTCACACGCCCGGGTTCGACGTGGCGGTCGCGCACGAGCCGCAGTCGCGGGTCGGGCATCGGGTCGTCGAGCCCGCGCAGCAGTCCGCCGAACACGACACGCGACGGTCCGTCGGGCGCGACCGAGATCCACTCGATGCGCGAGTCCCGGCAGCTCGCGGTCATCGAGCGGATGTGGCGCACATCGCCGTGGTAGACGCCGTCGATCGTCTGCGCGCCGAGGTCGCCCTCGCGCCCCGACCACACCTGTGTCGGTGCCCGCAGCGCGATGACCGCGTCATCGAGGAGCGGCTGCAGCGCGACGGCGTTCGTTCCTGCGGTCATTCCTTGACGGCTCCTTCGCTGACGTTCATGATGCGCCGCTGGAAGATGAAGAACATCACCGCGACCGGGATGGTCATGATCACCGCCGCCGCGAGCTTCAGCGGGTACTGCGAGCCCTGGCTCAGCTGGCCGGATGCGAGGGCCGCGACGCCCTTCGTGAGAGTCGTGAGCTCGGGCGACTGAGTAGCGACGATGAAGTGGTTCAGCTCGTTCCACGACCCCTGGAACGACAGGATGATGATCGTGATGAGCGCGGGCCGTGCCATCGGCAGAACCACCGACCAGAACACGCGGAACGTGCCGGCTCCGTCGATCCGCGCCTGCTCCTCGACCGAGACCGGGATCGACTCGAAGAAGTTCTTCATGATGAACACGCCGGCGGCGTCGACGAGCAGCGGCAGGATCATGCCCGCGTACGAGTCGTAGATGCCGAGCTGGTTGATCACGAGGAACTTCGGGATGAGCAGCACGACCGCGGGCACGGCCATGACGGCGACGACCGCGGCGAACACGATCCCGCGTCCGCGGAAGTGCAGGCGCGCGAGCGCATAGCCGGCGAGCGAGCAGAAGAACACGCGACCGAGCGTCACGAAGACCGTCACGATCGCCGAGTTCGCGAACCACAGCGGGAAGTCGCTCCGCAGGAAGAGTCGCTCGTACGCAGCGAATGTGAACGTCTGCGGGATGAGCGAGATCGGGTCGCTCGCCGCCTCGGACTCCGTCTTGAACGACGTCGCGACCTGAACGAGGAACGGATAGATGTAGATCAGCGCGATCGCGATGAGCACGGCGTAGAGCACGAACTGCCACGCGAGGGGCGCGTGCACCCAGCGCTGCCGAGTCGGACGCGGTTGACGCAGCGGCTCTTCGGTGAGCACCCGCGCCTCGGTGAGGGTCGTGCCGGTCATCGCTTCGCCTCCTTCGGTTGAGACGGCTGGTACTGGCGAGCGCGGCGTCTCGACACCGGCCGCTCGCGCAGCGCCCAGCGCTGGAAGAGCGTGAAGACGACGATGATCGCGAAGAGGATGAAGGCGATCGCGGCGCCCTGCCCCCAGTCTTGACCGAGGAATGCGGACGAGTACGACAGGTACGCGGGCGTGAGCGTCGTCTTTCCGGGGCCGCCCTGCGTGCCGGTGTAGATCTGGTCGAACACCTGCCAGCACCCGATGAGGCCGAGGGTGAGCACCGTGAACAGCGTCGGACGCAGCTGCGGCAGCGTCACGCGCCAGAACCGCTGCCACGCGTTCGCGCCGTCGACCATCGCGGCTTCCTGCACGTCGCCGCTGAGGTTCTGCAGCGCCGCGATGAACAGCAGCATGAACGTGCCGCTCGTGGTGAAGACGGCCATGATGATGAAGGCCGTCATCGCGACCGACGGGCCCGCGAGCCAGTTCCACCACGACAGCCCGAGGAAGTCGTTCTCGGTCAGAGCGGGTGGTCCGGTCGTGACGCCGAAGGCCGCGAGGGCGTTGTGGACGATCCCATTCGGGTCCTGGAACCAGTTCGGCCCGTTGATGCCGATCCACGAGAGCACCTCGTTGACGACTCCGGTCGCCGAGAACAGGAACAGCCACAGCACCGTGATGGCGACCGAGCTTGTCACCGAGGGGAAGTAGAACGCGGTGCGGAAGATGCCGCGCCCGCGCAGGATGGCGCGGTTCACCAGCATCGCGAGGAACAGCGACAGCGCCGTCTGCAGTGGCACGACCAGCAGCACGTACCATGCGTTGTTGCGCAGGGAGATGCCGAAGTCCCGCGTGGGCAGTCCGCCGCCGGTCGTGATGGACGCGTAGTTGTCGAGGCCCACGAAGCGGACGTTCGCCGACAGGGGGCTTCCCCGGCCCGACCAGTCCGAGAAGCTCACCCACAGCGCCATGAGCACCGGCGCGAGCAGGAAGATCCCCAGGATCAGGATGACGGGCAGGGTGAAGACCCAGCCGGCGAGCGCCTCCCCGCGCCGGATACCCCGGCCGGAGCCTCCTTCGCGGGGAGGCGCTGCGACGGTGGTCGTCATGGGTCAGCCCACGACCGCTTCGGTGTTCTCCTGCACGGTGTCGAGGATCTGCTGCGGGTCGCCCGCCTTGAGCCCCTCGAGCTGCGCGTTGAAGTCGGTGATGACCGCGGCGATGCCGTCATTGGTCGGCACGCCCTTCGCGTAGTCCGCACCGGCGAGGAACGCGGCCAGGTCGGGGTTGTCAGCGGTCCACTGCTCGGCTGCCGACTGCGCGGACGGCATCGGCCCGAAGGCCTCCGAGAAGGCGAGCTGCTGCTCGGCGCTGGTCAGGTACTCGACCAGGTCGAGCGCCGCCTGCTGGTTCGGGCTGTCGGCTGCCATCCCCCAGCAGTTCGTGAACTGCATCGTGCCCTGCCCGGCGGGTCCCGCCGGGAGCTCGGCGACGACGTAGTCGACGTCGGGGAAGTCGTTCGTCATGGCGCCCTGGATCCAGTTGCCCTCGATCGTCATCGCGGACAGCTGCTTGCCGAACGCCTCGCCGCCCCAGCCTGCGCCGAGGTCGGACGAGTAGGCGAAGTTGCCCGCCGCCATCTGCTCCTGGACGTAGGTGAGCGCCTCGACGTTCTCGGGGCTGTTCGCCACCGCCTCGGTGCCGTCGTCACTGACGAGCTGACCGCCGGCCTGAGCCATGAAGGCGCCCAGGCGCTGGTACTCGGGACCGAACGCGAGGCCGGTCACTCCATCCTTCGTGAGCGTGGCGGCGACGGTGGCGAGGTCGTCCCACGTCGCGGGGATGTCGGCGTCGGTGAGGCCGGCCGCATCCCACAGGCCCTGGTTGATGATCAGCTGCAGCGTCGAGAAGTCCTTCGGCGCGCAGTAGAACTCGTCCTCGAACGTGAAGTTCTGCACGAGCGACGGGTAGAAGTCGTCCTTGTTCGACAGCAGGTCGCCGTAGGCCTTCAGCGAGCCGTTGCCGGCGTAGCCGGCCAGCGCCTCGGTCGCGAGGTAGAAGAGGTCGGGCGGCGAGCCGGCCGCGAATCCCTGGGACAGCTGCTGGGGCAGGTCGTTCGCGACCTGGACGGTTGCATCGATGCCGGACTCCTCGGACCAGGCTGCGACCGCCTCGGTGACGGCGTCGGTCTCGGCGTCGCCCGACGAGCCGATGAGGATCGTGAGGGCGTCCTCGGACGAGGTGAGCTCGGAGGCGTCGCCTCCGCCCGCACCGCCGTCGTCGAATCCGGAGCCGCACGCCGTGAGTGCGAGGGCGCCGGTCACCAGGAGCGCACCGGTCCCGAGGATCGCGCGTGTCTTGTGCCGTGTCATGGTCTCTTCTCCTTTGAATGAGCTTCTCGGTGCGTGATGGGGCCTATTGATCGTTCAAATTCCGTGACAGACTTTGAACGATCAAAGAATTCACCAAGGCCCACGGTAGGAACGTGATCGCGCTCCTGTCAAGGGGCGGACGGGGACCGTAGGATAACGATTTGAACGATCCGACCACTGGGGAGACGCGGATGACGAAGGCGCCGACCGTCGAGGACGTCGCCACGGCGGCCGGCGTCTCGCGCCAGACCGTGTCGAACGTGATCAACACGCCCGACATCGTGCGCGCCGAGACGCGGGACCGCGTGCGGCGTGCGATCGAGACGCTCGGGTACCGGCCGCACGCGGCGGCGCGCCGCCTGCGCACGCGACGCAGCTCGACGATCGGCATCCACCTCGACCCTTACGCCGGAGGGATCTCCGGTGTGGTGCTCGACCGCTTCGTGCACGCGTTGACCGAGCGCGCGAGCGACCGCGGCATGCGGATCCAGCTCTACGCGGCGAGCAGCCCGGCCGACGAGATCGAGCGGATGCAGGAGCTCACCGAGGGCGGAGAGATCGACGCCGTCGTGATCACCGGCACCTTCCACGGCGACCCCCGCACCCGGTGGCTCGCCGAGCGCGGCATCCCCTTCGTCTCGTTCGGCAGGCCGTGGGGCGAGGACGACGTCGCCGACCCCGCGCACCTGTGGGTCGACGTCGACGGAGCGGCGGGCACGGGCGCGGCGACGCGTCACCTGCTCGCCACCGCGGGCACGCACATCGCGTTCCTCGGTTGGCCATCGGGCTCCGGAACGGGCGATGACCGGGAGCGTGGGTGGCGAGAGGCGATGAGCGCGGCGCGCGCGACCGGCCCGCGGCTCACGAGCGAAGAGAGCGTCAGCGAGGCGCGGGCGACGGTCGCGCGCGTGCTCGAGTCGCGCGCGGAGATCGACGCGATCGTGTGCGTGAGCGACTCTCTCGCGATCGGCGCGCACCTCGCCGCCACTGCCGCCGGGCGGCCGCACCTGCCCGTCACGGGCTTCGACAACACGCCCGCGGCCGAGGCGCTCGCGCTGACGAGCGTGGAGCAGCTGCCGGAGCACGTCGCGGCGGGGGCGCTGGAGCTGCTCATGGGCCCGACGGGGAGCGTCGTCGCCCCTCGGCGCACGGCGGCCGGCGAGGCCCACGTGCTCGTCGAGCCGAGGCTCATCGTGCGCTGACCCGAGTCGTCGGGCCCGCGGCGCCGGCCCGGCCCGATTCAGTGCCGCGCCGGCACCGGGAAGCGCAGCGTCGCCGCGACCGGCGACCCGTCGATCGACTCCTCCTTGCGGATCGCGCGCACCTTGCCTCCAGCGCGCAGCACGCGCGTGACGAGCTCGTCCACCACGTCGTAGCCCTCGCGACCGCCGACGCCCGCGGGCTCCACCTTGCCGTACTCGTCCACGCGCCCATGCACGTCGGCGTCGAGATCGAAGCGCAGCTCGTCGATGGCATCCGACGCCGCCGCGACCGCGACGTCGCGCAGCCGCGTGGTCGCGAGGCCCTGCGCCCGCAGATTGCCGAACCGCTCGCGCCACTCGCGCAGGTCGGCGGTCCGCCGCCGCTCGAGGATCTCGCGCGCGATGTGCTCGAGCCGCTCGCGCGTGAGCGAGTCGGGGTGCTCGTGCACGACGTCGTCGAGCAGGCAGTCGTGCGTGTTCACCGCGCTATACGCGGGGTCGAGGTCGTCGCTCGCGACGAGGATGAGGGGGACTCCGCGGGGCAGGACCTTGACGACCTCGTCCTGCACGACGCGGCAGAAGCGCTCGCGCTCGACGCGGTCGCCGGTGGCACCGTGCGCGCGGCGCCGGTCGAACGTGCCGTCGGTCGTCGTCCGCTCCAGCATGAGCCGGTGGTCGTCGGGGAGGGAGATCGGATGCTCCGCCAGCCGCCCCTCGTCGTCCAGTTCGGCGAGCGTGGCGCCTTGCTGCGACAGCTTCAGGACGAAGCCCCGCAGCGGGAAGGACCCCGCCCGGATGAGCCCGGAGACGTCGAAGCGATCCGACACCACGACCCGGTCGGTGAGGCGGTTCGCCACCCGGAACGCGTGGAGCACGCCCGGGGCGGCCAGGAGAACGATCGAGCGGGACTGCCGCGTCCAGAACTCGTCGTCGCCGATCACGGACCGCAGACGGCCGACGACGTCATGCCGCGCGCCGTGCGGCAGGTCGAGCTTCTCGAGCTGCCGTGCGGCGTCGTCGATCGCGTCGCGCAGGGCGATGCGGATGCGTTCGTGGTCCTGAGGGACCGGAGACGACGCGAGGCTGATCGACACGCTCGCCGCGTCCCGGTGCTCCGTGAGGGAGATGAGCTGGTCTCGGTCCGGAATGTCTACAGGGAGCATGGAGCCACGATAGGTGCGCTCGATGA
Proteins encoded:
- a CDS encoding ZIP family metal transporter codes for the protein MDGLWLAALSGLIAGGTLLVGAGLAWFVDIPQRLVAGIMALGAGVLISTLAFELVEEAAEAGGLIPVSIGFLGGAILYIVADWLVTRPRKRTSVPPPAPPTVAPKNIAVRRGARLAGGTGVAIAIGALIDGIPESIVMGLSVLQGGISIPIVAAIAISNFPEGLGSTAALKRGGSSGRAVALLWCGIAVVTIVASVAGFAVFQAAPVSLIAVITTVAAGGLLAMLCNTMIPEAFAQQRGLTGLWATIGFLCAFLLHELTG
- a CDS encoding Glu/Leu/Phe/Val dehydrogenase family protein, translating into MTHTLPLPRFDHERVEVITGRRSGLVIIVALHSSVLGSALGGARLWTYPNWSDGLGDALRLSEAMTLKNAAAGLDAGGGKSVIALPPGTQLDAERRRAAFRDLGDAVESFHGLYRTAEDVGSTTEDMLVVSERTEHVVGLPDAVGGSGEPAGPTSIGVYEAIRATLERVTGSREVHDRRITISGLGQVGSRLAVRLAAEGAVLTVTDVNPAKRDLAADLGVDWAEPGTEHLVPADVFVPAGIGGVLNNDVIDALDAKAVCGPANNPLAERAGADRLASRGILYAPDFVVNAGGVIYLDLVAKQLGTKAEVMDRVAAIGDTVRRVFDEAESRGVSPLEAAEGLAAQRLADGGRKPALAH
- a CDS encoding YbaK/EbsC family protein, with amino-acid sequence MTAHLPTRSRLVHDSLRAVGITGDIVVLPDAASTAPLAAAALGVEVGAIANSLVFWSDGEPLLVMTSGAHRVDTAALAERLGRTSIKRATPEQVREATGQAIGGVAPTGHPSPLTTIVDEDLAPYPEIWAAGGTPHTVFPLTFDELVRLTNGTVAKVD
- a CDS encoding glycogen debranching N-terminal domain-containing protein; this translates as MTAGTNAVALQPLLDDAVIALRAPTQVWSGREGDLGAQTIDGVYHGDVRHIRSMTASCRDSRIEWISVAPDGPSRVVFGGLLRGLDDPMPDPRLRLVRDRHVEPGRVTETWTVESGLPHPVETTLTLAIAPDFAALHDVKAGLAVAQAAEITTNEPDATATVTHDGRSFILSAPGAEVTAVSGAATAEWPVVIEPHGAASVSFTLALHDDASVVHGAAGAWPPADGRRGPTGDTRLDRWLDRALGDLDALRLTASGDADDEFFAAGAPWFFTLFGRDSLWTARLALPVDVGIAASTLRVLARMQGTEVDLATAQEPGKILHELRSSALELPNEGVTLPPLYYGSVDATPLWVCLLADAWRAGMPESEVHALIPALRGALQWLVEFGDSDGDGFIDYIDRTGRGLANQGWKDSGDSIQWRDGTLARGPIALCEVQGYAYEAAIAGADLLEAFGEGEGALSPSALREWASNLRSRFRESYWVDTPEGRYPAIALDRDKRPVDTLTSNIGHLVGTGILDPDEERAVAELLLAESMSSGFGIRTMSTGAAGYWPLSYHGGSVWTHDTAIIAWSLHRAGLTDAARDVVRGLVAAAEGFAYRVPELHAGDPAWQTSVPMPYPAACRPQAWSAAAAIACAEIVRAPAR
- a CDS encoding carbohydrate ABC transporter permease; protein product: MTGTTLTEARVLTEEPLRQPRPTRQRWVHAPLAWQFVLYAVLIAIALIYIYPFLVQVATSFKTESEAASDPISLIPQTFTFAAYERLFLRSDFPLWFANSAIVTVFVTLGRVFFCSLAGYALARLHFRGRGIVFAAVVAVMAVPAVVLLIPKFLVINQLGIYDSYAGMILPLLVDAAGVFIMKNFFESIPVSVEEQARIDGAGTFRVFWSVVLPMARPALITIIILSFQGSWNELNHFIVATQSPELTTLTKGVAALASGQLSQGSQYPLKLAAAVIMTIPVAVMFFIFQRRIMNVSEGAVKE
- a CDS encoding carbohydrate ABC transporter permease, producing the protein MTTTVAAPPREGGSGRGIRRGEALAGWVFTLPVILILGIFLLAPVLMALWVSFSDWSGRGSPLSANVRFVGLDNYASITTGGGLPTRDFGISLRNNAWYVLLVVPLQTALSLFLAMLVNRAILRGRGIFRTAFYFPSVTSSVAITVLWLFLFSATGVVNEVLSWIGINGPNWFQDPNGIVHNALAAFGVTTGPPALTENDFLGLSWWNWLAGPSVAMTAFIIMAVFTTSGTFMLLFIAALQNLSGDVQEAAMVDGANAWQRFWRVTLPQLRPTLFTVLTLGLIGCWQVFDQIYTGTQGGPGKTTLTPAYLSYSSAFLGQDWGQGAAIAFILFAIIVVFTLFQRWALRERPVSRRRARQYQPSQPKEAKR
- a CDS encoding sugar ABC transporter substrate-binding protein, with the translated sequence MTRHKTRAILGTGALLVTGALALTACGSGFDDGGAGGGDASELTSSEDALTILIGSSGDAETDAVTEAVAAWSEESGIDATVQVANDLPQQLSQGFAAGSPPDLFYLATEALAGYAGNGSLKAYGDLLSNKDDFYPSLVQNFTFEDEFYCAPKDFSTLQLIINQGLWDAAGLTDADIPATWDDLATVAATLTKDGVTGLAFGPEYQRLGAFMAQAGGQLVSDDGTEAVANSPENVEALTYVQEQMAAGNFAYSSDLGAGWGGEAFGKQLSAMTIEGNWIQGAMTNDFPDVDYVVAELPAGPAGQGTMQFTNCWGMAADSPNQQAALDLVEYLTSAEQQLAFSEAFGPMPSAQSAAEQWTADNPDLAAFLAGADYAKGVPTNDGIAAVITDFNAQLEGLKAGDPQQILDTVQENTEAVVG
- a CDS encoding LacI family DNA-binding transcriptional regulator; amino-acid sequence: MTKAPTVEDVATAAGVSRQTVSNVINTPDIVRAETRDRVRRAIETLGYRPHAAARRLRTRRSSTIGIHLDPYAGGISGVVLDRFVHALTERASDRGMRIQLYAASSPADEIERMQELTEGGEIDAVVITGTFHGDPRTRWLAERGIPFVSFGRPWGEDDVADPAHLWVDVDGAAGTGAATRHLLATAGTHIAFLGWPSGSGTGDDRERGWREAMSAARATGPRLTSEESVSEARATVARVLESRAEIDAIVCVSDSLAIGAHLAATAAGRPHLPVTGFDNTPAAEALALTSVEQLPEHVAAGALELLMGPTGSVVAPRRTAAGEAHVLVEPRLIVR